AAAACCCACATGGTCCTGTATGATTGCCAACACATTGCTCTGCGACAAGCCATTGTCCATGGTGATGTGCTGAAAACGAAAATCGGCTGTGCCGGCCCAGCTGCTGGCGGCCAGCTCGGCGAGCAGAATCAACGCAAAAACCAGGCCGGGAAAATTATTTTTTGACACTGCCGTCCTTGAAAAAAAGCAGCTTCAGCTGAAGCGCATCTGGCGCAGTCGGGCCACCCGCTCCTCGAGCGGCGGATGGGTTGAAAAGAGGGACAGCAGGCTCTTGCCGCTCAAGGGCGAAACGATGAACAGGTGCGCCGTTTGCTGGGTGGCCTGCAGGGGAAGTCTCTTGGCATAGGCGGTCAGCTTTTCCAGGGCCGTTGCCAGGCCTTCTGGATTGTGGGTCATCTGGGCGGCTCCGGCGTCGGCCCGGTACTCCCGGGAACGGGAAATGGCCAGCTGGATGATGGTGGCGGCCAGGGGAGCCAATACGGCCATCATGATCATGCCCAGTACGCCGCCTCTCCTGTCGTCATCGTGCCCGCCGCCAGAAAACAGGCCAAGCCAGCGCATCTGGTAGCCCAAAAACATGATGGCACTGGCCAGGGTGGCGGCAATGGTGGCCAGCAGCGTGTCGCGGTTGATGACATGGGTCAGCTCGTGGGCGATCACCCCCCTCAACTCGGCCTCCCCCATCAGTTGGATGATGCCCCGGGAAAGGGCGATAGCCGCTTTGGCCGGATTGCGGCCGGTGGCGAAGGCGTTCGGGGATTCCTGGTCGAAAACATAGATTTTGGGCATGGGAATCTGCGCCTGCTGGGAAAGCTCACGGACCATGGCGTGGACCTTTGGTGCTTCGCTCTCGGGCAATTCGCTGGCCCGGTAGGATTTGAGAACGAACGTATCGGAAAACCAGTAGGCGACGAAGTTGGTCAGGCCGGCAAACGCCAGGGCCAGCAGCATGCCCTGCTGGCCGCCGGCCATGCCGCCGATAAACAAAAATATCCCGCTCAGGGCTCCAAGCAATAGAACGGTTTTCAGGTTATTCACGATTCACCTCCTTCTTTTCTTTGACCAGGACGACGACCTTTTCATTTTTTTTCATCAGCCACAATTTTTCACGCGCCTTTTCCTCAAGCGCCATTGGATTTTCGCGCAGCATGTCGATTTCCTTGGTCAACCTGAGTTTTTCGGATTCGAGTTCCTTGATGGTTTGCTGCAGGGCCTTGATCTGCTTTTGGGTCTTGATAATCTCCAGAAGGCCGCGGTCCCCGAAAATGAAGGCCATGATCAGAATCAGGAGAAAGAAAACCAGCAGCAGGGCCAGGCCCCGGGATTGGAAAAGCGAATTTTCCTTATTGTTCAAGCAATTTCCTTCCTGTTTGCAGCAGCCGCTGCACCTGGCGCAGGCTGGGGGCTTCGGCGCCGATGCGGATCACGTTGCTGGTTCCCGACTCGCGGAGCAGGAGCCGGGAATCGGCAAAAATGAATTTGATGCCGTCGATGTATTTGATCTTCAGCAATTCCAGGCCGGGGAAAGCGAAATTTTTCTCCTGCAGAAGTGAAAGAAACTTTTCGTGGCGCCGGACGCTTTTGGCCACTTGGGTCTCGCGATTGAACAATGGCGGAAAGCGACGGGCGAATTGGCCCAGCAGCTGCGGCAAGGACAGCTGGGCATGGGCCAGCATCTCGCTGATGAGCAGGTTGAACAGGATGCCGTCCCGGCAGGGAACGGGGCCGTTCAAAGCGGCTCCGTTGGTCCCCTCCACGCCGATGAAGGCATTGCGCGAGGAAAGCATGTCGGCCAGGAATTTAAAGCCGACCGGGGTCTCGTGCACTTTGCGCTGATAGCGCTCGGCGACGCGGGCGATCTGGTCGGTGGAGGAGACCGATTTGACGATATCCCCGCTCATTTTTCTCACCGTGATCAAATATTCGATCAGGGGCGGCATGAGCAATTGGGCATCGATGAAGCGGCCGCGAGGGTCGATGATCCCGAAGCGGTCGCTGCCGATATCGGTGGCCAGGCCGATATCGGCCCCCTTGCTCGCCACCAGCCTGGACAACTCCCTCAGGTTAATCTGGCTGCAGGAGGGGGTCACGCCTCCGAAATAGGAGTCGGAGTAATTATGGATGGCGGTGATTTCAATGCCGTGGTCAGCGAGCAGGCGGTCCAGATAGTCGCGGGAAGTGCCGAACAAATTGTCGACGATGATCTTGAGCCGGGCGCGTTTGATGAGATCCAGGCGGACCGTGGCGGCGATATGGTCCAGATAGGGAGGGCGGATGTCGAGAGAATGAATGAGGCTCGCATCGGAATATTGATGCTTGAAACAGAAGCCGGCGGCTATTTTCCTTATTTCATTTTCGAGCAACAGGGTTCTGGAAGGCAGGGCGGGAGCGCCGCTGGCGGTAAATATTTTAATGCCGTTGTAGATGGGTTCATTCAGGCTGGCGGTGAAGCACATCCCGCCGCGCATCTGTTTTTGAACGATCGCCAGGGCCATGGCCGGCGTGGGGGCGTCGCGGAGGGGGAAAAAAACATCGATCTTGTTCAGGGCCAGGATCTGGGCCGCCTTCTGGGCGAATGTCTCCGACAGATAGCGGCTGTCGTAATTGATCATGACCGCGATTTCCTTGCCGCCGTGGGCCCGTTTGAGCAGGTTGGCGAAAGCCTGGGCAACCAGCCGCACCTTGGCGAAGGTGAAGTCCTTCCCCATCCTGGCCTGCCAGCCGTCCGTGCCAAATCTGATTTCAGTCATCCATCTAAAAATAGCATAATTGCGGCTGGCCCGCAACCCGTTTTTGCTGAAAACGGAGATGGCATTTGGCGGCAAGATCCGGGTCAGGCGTTGCCGGTGGCCTTCGACGGGGCGCAAACGGGCAGTTGAAATGGCGGCCGATTTCCCGTACAATACTGCCGGGCTTTTTTAGCCAGCAAGGAGAACGTGCGATGGGCTTGACAAAAAAGGGAAAAAACCTCTGGTTCTTTGAGGATTTGTATTCCGATGCCACTTACGGTTTCCAGGTGTCGAGGGTGATCGTGCCGGAAACCGATACCGGCTTTCAGAAATTGATGATCCTGGAAACCGACCGTTTCGGCCGCGTCCTGGTCCTGGACGGCATTGTGCAGCTGACCGAAGAGGATGAAGGCATTTACCATGAGTGGATCGCCCATTGGCCGGTCTTTTCCCTGAACCGGCCGGCAAAACATGTGCTGATCATCGGTGGCGGAGATTGCGGCGTGGCCCGCGAAGTGTTGCGCCACCGGTCGGTGCAAAAGGTGACCATGGTGGAGATCGACAAGATGGTCTGCGACCTCTGCCGCGAACATATGCCGGCCGTATGCGCCGGCGTTTACGAGGATCCCCGCTTCAAGCTGATCATCGGCGACGGCGCCGAAGTGATCAGGCAGATGAAGGGGAAGTGCGACGTGATCGTCATCGATTCCACCGACCCGATCGGCCCGGCCAAGAGCCTCTTCAATACCGACTTTTATCAGAGCGTTTATGACGCGCTGGTCGATGGCGGCATCACCATCCACCAGACCGGGGCATTGATCCTGCAGCCCTTCGAATGCCCCGGAAGCTGGCGGCAGATCGAACGCAGCTTCGATGACGTGCGCGTGGTCCAGTTCGCCAACGTGAGCTACATGG
This genomic window from Candidatus Aminicenantes bacterium contains:
- the speE gene encoding polyamine aminopropyltransferase is translated as MGLTKKGKNLWFFEDLYSDATYGFQVSRVIVPETDTGFQKLMILETDRFGRVLVLDGIVQLTEEDEGIYHEWIAHWPVFSLNRPAKHVLIIGGGDCGVAREVLRHRSVQKVTMVEIDKMVCDLCREHMPAVCAGVYEDPRFKLIIGDGAEVIRQMKGKCDVIVIDSTDPIGPAKSLFNTDFYQSVYDALVDGGITIHQTGALILQPFECPGSWRQIERSFDDVRVVQFANVSYMGGPFSLTAGSRGRNVFKNAQRNAQKAYKKAGFSTSW
- a CDS encoding septum formation initiator family protein, which translates into the protein MNNKENSLFQSRGLALLLVFFLLILIMAFIFGDRGLLEIIKTQKQIKALQQTIKELESEKLRLTKEIDMLRENPMALEEKAREKLWLMKKNEKVVVLVKEKKEVNRE
- a CDS encoding zinc metalloprotease HtpX; translated protein: MVNNLKTVLLLGALSGIFLFIGGMAGGQQGMLLALAFAGLTNFVAYWFSDTFVLKSYRASELPESEAPKVHAMVRELSQQAQIPMPKIYVFDQESPNAFATGRNPAKAAIALSRGIIQLMGEAELRGVIAHELTHVINRDTLLATIAATLASAIMFLGYQMRWLGLFSGGGHDDDRRGGVLGMIMMAVLAPLAATIIQLAISRSREYRADAGAAQMTHNPEGLATALEKLTAYAKRLPLQATQQTAHLFIVSPLSGKSLLSLFSTHPPLEERVARLRQMRFS